The nucleotide sequence CGTCTTCGGGCAGCCGCAGCATGCGGTGGAACATCGTCGGTACCAGGTGGGTGCTCGTCACCCGGTGCTTTTCGGTGAGCCGCAGCGTGTCCTCGGCGTCGAACCGGTCCATCAGCACGAGTGTGTGCCCGAGATGCAGGATCGCGGTCGAGAACATGCCCGGCGCCGCGTGGTAGAGCGGGCAGGCGACGAGATGCACGCCGTGCCCCGGCCGGACGTCTACGCGTTCGAGGACGTTCGCGTGGATCGGGTGCAGCGCGGGCGGCCGCCCGGACAAGGCGCGCCGGACGCCTTTGGGGCGCCCCGTGGTCCCGGAGGTGTAGAGCATCGTCTGGCCCGCGGTCCGGTGCTCCGGCGTGGTGGTGGGCCGGTCCGCGCCCCAGGCCGCGTAGTCCGCCCAGCCGGGTGTCTCTCCGCGCGAAAACCGGTGCAGGCTCGCCAGTTCCGCGGTGCACGTGGCGGCGACGTCCGCGTCCGCGACGGCGACCTTGGCGCCGCTGTTGGCCGCGATGTAGGCGATCTCGGCCGGTGAGGACCGGTGGTTGACCGGGGTGAAGTACATCCCCGCCTGCAAAGTCGCCAGCAGGAGCTCGTAATAGGTGAGTCCATTGTGGATGATCGCGACGACGCCGTCGCCTTCACCGAGACCGAGCGCGCGCAAGGCATGGGTCAGCTGATTCGCGCGCGCGGACAGCTCGCCGAAGGTCGTCTCGTGCCCGTCGACGTCGATCACCGCGACTCGGCCGGGGTCGTGGGCGGCGACCTCGTAGAACGTGCTCATTCCGGGCACCGCAGGGTCTCCAGGTGTCGCCGGAGCACCGTGCGCATGAGCTCCGGCGACGTCCGGCCCGTCGACAACGCGAGCCCGTCCAGCAGCGCGGCCAGCCGTTCGGTCTCCACGGCCAGGTCGAGGCCTTCAAGGAGACCGCCGGCTTCGTTCGCGCCGCCGAGGACCCGCCGGACGAGGGCGCGGACCCCGTCGTACATGCGGGCTGCCTCCTCGGCGAGGTCCGGCCGGTTCTTCGCGGCGGCCGAAAAAGCCAGCCAGACGTCGGTTTCGGCTCGGGTCTGCTCGGTGAGCGGAAGCAGTTCGCCGAGCAGTTCTTCGGTGATCTCCTGCCGCCGCGAGCGCGGGGTCGCGGGGTCGAGCAGGGCGGGGAGATGGCCGAGCAGCCTCGCCTCGAGCCGGTCGCCGAGCGATCGCATGGCGAACACGATCAGCTCGTCGTGGCCGCGGAAGTAGTGCCGCACCGAACCGATCGCGAGACCGGCCTCCTCGGCCACGCTCCTGAGCGACGCCTGCGCGAGACCGTCGCGCTGGATCACCCGGAAGACGGCTTCGGCTATCTCCAGGCGCCGGGCGTCGGGGTCGACGATCTTGGGCATGTTGCC is from Amycolatopsis lurida and encodes:
- a CDS encoding AMP-binding protein yields the protein MSTFYEVAAHDPGRVAVIDVDGHETTFGELSARANQLTHALRALGLGEGDGVVAIIHNGLTYYELLLATLQAGMYFTPVNHRSSPAEIAYIAANSGAKVAVADADVAATCTAELASLHRFSRGETPGWADYAAWGADRPTTTPEHRTAGQTMLYTSGTTGRPKGVRRALSGRPPALHPIHANVLERVDVRPGHGVHLVACPLYHAAPGMFSTAILHLGHTLVLMDRFDAEDTLRLTEKHRVTSTHLVPTMFHRMLRLPEDVRARYDLSSLASVIHGAAPCPREVKERMLAWLGPVVHEYYGASEGLITAVHARDWLAEPGTVGTPLDGVRVKVLDDDGAELPAGETGTLYFSSAHTKFDYHDDPDKTAAARSGEFVTVGDVGYLDAAGRVFLCDRRTDLILSGGVNIYPAEIEARLLGHPDVADVAVIGEPDPEWGQRVVAVVQPVEGTAGDAALAKRLEEHCRAELAGFKTPRRFDFRERLPRTESGKMLRRTLRAD
- a CDS encoding TetR family transcriptional regulator C-terminal domain-containing protein; the protein is MPKIVDPDARRLEIAEAVFRVIQRDGLAQASLRSVAEEAGLAIGSVRHYFRGHDELIVFAMRSLGDRLEARLLGHLPALLDPATPRSRRQEITEELLGELLPLTEQTRAETDVWLAFSAAAKNRPDLAEEAARMYDGVRALVRRVLGGANEAGGLLEGLDLAVETERLAALLDGLALSTGRTSPELMRTVLRRHLETLRCPE